From Fusarium oxysporum f. sp. lycopersici 4287 chromosome 10, whole genome shotgun sequence:
TGGTCCACTGAGAAAGAGGTACACGTTGAGCTGGTGTAGAACCAGAGAAGCTTCATATCTGTCACGTCCATTTGACCATGACGGAATACTGGCGAGACGGTCAACGGCCCAGCCTCTTCCATAGGCTCATCGCTAGAAGAGATAGAGACGACGTCTGGCGAAGGAGCATTCTGAGGAGCGGATAGAGGTTCTGGCGGTCGTTGAGAattggtgatgctgttgttTGAAGAGGGAGCAGTTGAGGCTGCGGGAGTCGGATACACGCAATCAGCCTTGCGCAATCTGCATGATCGACAGACAGGGCGAGCCTCGTCGCATTTAACCTTGCGAGCTTTACAATTGCGACATCCAGTTCGCGACTTCTTGTGAGGTCGTTTAGAATGGTAGGGCTTATTGTTATCGTAATTAGGTGGCGATCCTTCTGGGCTTTCCGACTGGGGTTGCTCTGATGAGGTCTGAGAGTTGTCCATGGCTGTTGAGACTATAACATGGTTGTATGTCAACAGTTGGTTATCACAGACGGATAGAACGGATTTATGTATGAGATGACAAGAGGTGTCTTGTTTTAGTAAGAgtgagttgagttgagtttcATGCTAACGTTAGGTTGAATGAGATGAGTTGCTTGATGACAAGGTCTCGCCCACCAACAGTGGAAACCCCGCGGACGTGCGTCTCAGGTCTCAGGACCAAACAAGGCTTAGCAGCACTCCAAGTTAGTTCCATTGCAGCTGTGACTGGATGACGACTCTAGTCTATGATGACGATAAGATCTGTACAGTATGATTCGGGTAGACGGGCCCTGGAATCCAATGTCGTCCACGGTATTCCAGGGCTATAGAGTCTTGCTTGTAAGTGGTTTATTTACAGTGGAACACGATGCTTGACTCAAATAAACCGAACATCAAGTTTACTCAGGTACATGGCATTCAAAAATGCATCAGACAATATCCCCATATTGCGCAATTCGACACGAGGCATAATCTCCTTGAGAACGAAACATTTCAAAATAAAGGTCGAGTTGACGACGCCCAATACCAAAGTCGGCAATCTTCAGGGCCCGTCTTACTCCTCTTCAGCCAGTAGCCTAGACATCAGTTCATAGGAAGAGAGTGTATACTGTAGCAACGGATATCATGGCTTTGCGTAGTTCGACTTTGCTCCGAGGTGCAAAAAATCACACAGTGGAATTGCTGTATCATTATGTTATCGTCATATCCCAGATAGAGTTGATTTCTTATATTGTGCCTGGCGGCCGAATCTTCGAATGTACGCTACAGCAGAGTCTCGACAGTAGTGCATCTTTAACGATTATGCTTATATCATACGGGTCAGTAAAGACGATTAACAGTCGGTTTCTGCAAGGCCGATACATGCAGCCGAGGATTCTATTAATCAGACGACGTGAAGTTGGACCAATGTATCTGAAATTCTCACAAGCCCAGTGGTAAATTAGACAGGTAGCTAGAGACAATATATAAATCTGAAGTCACCTACCAAGCAAAGCCTCAACGGTCCCCCTGAAACCATGTACCAGATTACTGCCAGAATATGTGTTACTTACTCTCGCGAATTATACATTATGAACAAAATCTCATTTACAGTTATGTTTTACACTTACACAGACTCATTATTTCGGTAAAATACCCTACATCAATAGGAAACCTTTCAAGTTTTTTCTTCAATAAACTTCCAAGGACTTATACAGAGAAATGAAAGAGACAGGAATGTTTTCTATGCAACCTGAGTCACAGAGCTTCTAtacttttcctctttcatTATGGAAGAGACAGTTGTCAACGCTGGCGCTTGGTAAACCGGACCTGAAATTCGATCGGGATTCGGCCGACTTAAAAAATCCGGCCCCGGTTTTGACGAAACGGTTTCGAACTTTTGGGGAAATTGTTAAGCAAGACATGACAGGGCTTATGGCTCATAGACACAGCCTTGCgacttgagcttcaaagGCTTCGCCATAGTCTCCAACTCTCTCCTCTCGGTCCCGACCGACGAGAAACTCGCACGGATGCAATCGACAGGGCTTCGTGCCCTGCTGAATCCTGCTACTGTCGCCGCAAGATCACAAGCCCAATCTCGAATACGCTATCGATCATTTCAGACATCGTCAACCTGGAGGGATACAGGCGCAGGTGCAGGCGCAAACAATGGTGATAAGCCACCAGGGCAATCGGCAGCTGTGGAGGACGAAGATGTACAGCCTCAGAACGGAACCGAAACTGCACCGGGTCGTTCACGAGTTCGAACTTCGACTTCTGTGAAAAACAGAATAGCTCGCAAACATGCCGCTCCTGCGCTACCCCCCGTCAAACTGCCACAAACGTTTCTCGACGACAATGTCACTCTTCACCATGCCTGGAGGAGACCACAGCTCCCAATCGCCCTCGCTGAAGATGCCAAACAACCAAAGACGTCCTCTATCTTTGTCGATCCTCAGGTCGCCGATAAGAAGACTCGAATAACGGAATCTAACAGGGCCCTTGAAGACTACTTCGATGCGACATTCACTGCCATGTTCGAGAAAGTTGCGGATCGTGTAAAAGCTGTTGTTGCTCTCGATGCCAATTGCCACACAGAGGAGCTCGTTCATAAGTTGACGAGCCTCACACGCGCCTACGACATGCTGCTCGATTCAGCATGGCATCTGGCCGATTCGTTATATCCTGCCCGACACGcagaatatatatatacttcAAAGCCATTCTGGTGGTGGCACTACTATAAGGACTTTGATCGACATGCCCAAGAGTTTCGCGACCAGTTTCTTTCAGTTCAGACAGGCCTCGATAGCATTCTCGACTATGACTGGAGACTCGACCACTCCCTAGCCCAAGCCATCGCCGACCTACCTATTCTCACATTCTCCTCTATTCGATCTGCTCTGCGTCGAGAATTAACGACACCGGCCCCACTTGACTCCGAgtccaagaacctcaagcgTCAGATTACGATATTGTCCATGTCTGGCTATAGTGGACAAGCCATATCAGAGGCTGTCGCAGAACACATCGCCTACTTCAACGATGCTGATCTGGTTAAATTGAACGCCCAGGACCTATCCGTCATAGTAGGAGACTATCTAGACCAGGACTGGGCTTATTCGCGAGGGTCACTCTCGAACATGGGATTCCGCGCTGCAGAGATGAATGGAAAGCTTTACAAGGATCCTGATGTGGTGACACGGcacgaggaggaggataacGACCCTGATACGGGCGTGATTAATATTCGCGCAGCCTCAGGCTCGCTTGAAGACGAGCTTTCCAAAATCAAGCAGGGTGGCTATGACCCCTTTGGCAAATGGGAGAACCTCAAGATCGACAAGGTCTTGGATCAAATTATACAGGCAGCCGAGATCAAGCAAGGCTCCCCGCGTGAGAAGCCTCTTATCATCCATATCCACGACTTCATTGAACTCAGTATGACGCTTGAGGGTTCAATGCTCATCACGAGATTAAGAAATATCGTGGATTCAGCCTGGCAACAAGGTTCCAAGGTTGCGATTCTTGGAACGTCCTCGAGTGAGCAGCCTTCAGAGGAGTATCAAAGCACTCTTCGAGACCTCTCAATTGGAGACTTTATTATTTCTCGACATATCGATCCTTCTCGCACTCTGAGGCAACCCAAACCGTCTGGCGGCTTACAAACTTCTGATGGCCATTTTCCTCTTCAGGACACAGACATTTTCGTGGAGAACGTTCAAAACATCAACCGCATGCTGAAATCATTAGGTAGCCAATGTACCCTTGAACTTTCAGACGCTCACATGAAGATCTTTATGCACGCTACAGACACACGAGCTCAGATGCTCAAGAAATCAATTCTTCCTCTACCAGAGGTGTACAACATTGCATGCGCCGCAAAACGTCACGAAGAAGAGGCCGCAGGTGCTGCACCAGGAGGAGTGTATGAGCGCCTTCTCATGGGTCCTTTAAGGCAAAGGCCTGGGCAGCGATACCTTGACGAGCCTGAGCAAGACGGCAAGACGGAAGGCGAGGACTcgcagaagaaggatgaagattCGCAATCAGGCGGCCGGGCAGCCATGAAGCTGAATGAGTATGAGAAGCGGATATCATCAGGCCACATCAACCGTCAGAACTTGAGAACGACTTTCGACGATGTTCACGTCCCCAAGGAAACCATATCTGccctcaagcttctcacaACCCTGGCGCTGGTACGACCTGATGCCTTCTCTTATGGTGTACTCGCCCAAGATAAGATTCCTGGATGTCTTCTGTACGGACCTCCAGGCACAGGCAAGACGTTGCTCGCAAAGGCAGTTGCCAAGGAGAGCGGTGCAAACATGCTCGAAATCAGTGGTGCAACTATAAATGACAAATGGGTTGGTGAGAGCGAGAAGCTTATCCGGGCAGTCTTCACgctggccaagaagatctcgCCGTGTGTCGTCTTCATTGACGAGGCCGACTCTTTACTAGCAAACCGCAGCATGCTCGGTGCTCGGGCATCACACCGCTCTCACATCAACCAGTTTCTAAAAGAGTGGGATGGCCTCGAGGAGACAGAAGCCTTCATCATGGTTGCCACCAACCGTCCGTTCGACCTTGATGACGCTGTTCTCCGTCGCCTGCCGCGTCGTCTACTTGTCGACCTACCTCTACAAGCAGACCGTACTGCCATTCTGAAGATCCTCCTCAAGGGCGAAACCCTCGACCCTGCCGTTTCACTCGAAGATCTAGCCAAGCGTACTCCCTACTACTCAGGCTCTGATCTCAAGAATGCCTGCGTCGCTGCCGCCATGGCTGCCGTAGAGGAGGAGAATGAAGCTGCTGCACGTCACAGTGGTCCCGAGCCGTATGAATACCCTAAGAAACGTATTTTGCGCCATGACCACTTCGATAAGGCTCTTCGCCAAATACCGGCTAGCATCAGCGAGGATATGCAGTCTCTCAAGCAGATCCGCAAGTTTGATGAAGAATACGGAGCTAAGAAGAAGGGtacaaagaagatgatgggTTTTGGCGTCGGCGTagagaagaagtttgccGATGCTGAGGAGGTAAGAATCCGTCGTGGCccatgaagatgttgatgttagGCTTGGATTTGGTTTCACATTTTTATGCATCATGGCGTCAGGCAGGAATCTTTCTTTGTATATTACACACATATATAGAATTGGCCAACACAGAGGTACTTATGATGGATTGAACTGAATGGCAAGTTTGTTTTTGGCATTGGCAAAAACAGCCAATAAACTATAGAATGATATAACCAGACACTGAGTCACGATCCTGAGGCCCAGTAATGACCGTCGTAATGGGGCACTCAGACTCTATTCAGATTATTCAGCCTTTAACCCCTCAGATGTCTGCAAAACAAGTCCCATCTAACCTATCTAGCCCTCAACACTGATAGTGCAACTCGGGCTGCCGCGATGAAAAGGGGCAACATCACTGGCCCTGACCCTCTTAAGGCGATTCATGGCAACAACGAAACATTTGATATCCGTAAAATTGGCCAAGGCACCCCCACAAAGACGCGCCTAATATGTCGTTATTTTGATGCAATTGCTGGCCAAACCTTGACCACGATGGAAGCAAGTACAAAAGCCCAAGTCGAAATTGGGTAGAGAATGTCAATGATGAGTATAATAACCAAAAACATCACTTTACGACAATCCTCAATGAATCTGGGTCAATTCTTTGTAAATGCCTTTTTATATTTCATCGATCCGCCATGCGTTCTCCCCTGAGCTGATCATTATGTTTACGGAAACGGGCTTAGAAGGATCATGCTTCAGTCGATATCTGTATCCCCTCTGCTGCGAGAGCCCTCGAGTAGTCGGCTTGAGCCTTCTCCAAAGCATTCATAGTTGGTTGCATCAAAGCAATCACGGCAGCTTTGCCACCTCCAACATTATCTGATCGCCATCTGATCTTCTTACCGGTTCGCTGGAAATGATCGCGGATCTCTTTCTTCCGGCTGCGAATGATTTCCTCCCGTTCCTTGTCGGCTTCCTCTGCAACGGCGTTGATACGTGCCAGTGACCGGCCGAGAGACTCGGCTAGGTACTGTAGCTCACCAGCGCGGTCCGGGTCGCCCGAGAGGAATGCGTTCCAGAACTGATGCAGAAACTCGATGGTCGTTGCGTGGGTAAGACTGCACTTGCGGGAGATCTCAACAGGGAGCCCCATGGGCTCAACGGCATCCGTCTCGTGGCCGTATTTTTGAGCGCGTTGCTGGCGCACACCCTTCATGATGTCCTTGTCAGCAGCTAAGAGAGCGGAGCGTGATCCAACATGCGGCCGTTTGGGAGTATCTTCGTCACTttcgctctcttcatcaaATCCCATTGCTGCCTGTATATTTATTCCGCCAGCACCATCGCTCTCAAGAGTCTCGAGATCTCCCACTATCTCGAACAGAACTTCGCTAGGAACCTGTTTTTCGAAAACCGCAGCTTGTTTCGAGGGCGCAGAGTCATGTTTTGAAAAGAACTTGTTCTGTTCCTTCACGTTGAGCATAATACGATGCTCCTTCGCGTCGCCCTTCAGATCACGCAAAGCCAGCTGGACATATGCGTTGTAACCACCATCGGGATCATCAGTGTTGACATCAGAAGGCGCAACGTTGGCCATGATCTTCTCACTGAGACTGTTGAGGGTCTTCACAATTGGTATATTGGCCCTAGGACGCATCTCGACATCCTTCGCGTTTCCACTTTTGAAGCCTCCTTGATTCTCTTCGTTGGCCTCGATGTCGATAAAATGCGGTACTTGGTTTGCCATGATTTTGCTCTGAAAGGCAACCGTATTCTCAGCAGGGTCATATTTGTCGAACAAAGGGTCATTAGGGTCGTTCTCGGCGACTCGCTCACCGCGTAGCTTTTTGGAAAGTCTGCTGAGGAAGAAACGGGACCAGAAGTCCGCTTCAGATAGCTTGGGGACATTCTCGTTGTATACACGTTTGATCAGAGGATGTTGTGCGAATATCATTTGCACCTGCTCTACGCTGATGTTTAGTTTTAGTTCGCCATCAACAGTCTTGGGTTTGACGGTTGAGAGGACATTATATGCTCCTTTCTTCTGGTTTATCTCAATAGCATGGGCTCGGAGAAGATTTGTCCGGGTTGACCAGAACTGTGAATTAAAGGCGGCTCCTGATAAGGAGTCGGGCTTGGTTTGCATTGCTTCAACGTATGTTTGATGCAGACTTGTATCTTTTCTCATCAGTGACTGTTGCAACTCGATGTCGTTCTTGAGCTGCGAGTCATCGAACCAGCGCGAGGATGAAGCATTCTGTGAGTTGACAGCGCTGGCGAAGGCCATGGACGCGGAACCGCTACCACCACCAGTGCCACTACCAGCGCCTGGATTGGGCGTTGAAGAGCCACCACTTGCGCCGGATGGTTTTGGAACAGAAGCATCGTTGCCGCGCGTAGAAGCTAATAGGCTGGATAATAGATCTTTGACAGCCTTTGCCTCATCCTTGGCCTCGGCGGTGTTGAAGTGAAAGAGATATGTAGCAGGCTCTGCGTCTCCAACCTTTTCAAAGATTTTGAGCATAACCTTTGGTGAAGAATCTGGGGTCTGTTGGAGGTCTGACGTGAAGTCGTGTCAATAATCAAATCGAATCACAGGACGAAAACCGCGTCTCAGCTTActtgtgatgttattgatgTTTAGTGAGACTGTGGCAGGGCCTCCTGAATTAGGAGTCCAAGTGACCAGCTGATGGTCACTTGTGAGAGTCAGAATGCCCTCCTTCTTTTTGAAAAGGGTACGTCCCACTGGGATCGCCATATCGACGACGGACTATTTTGTTAATGTGACGGTTTGATACGGATATTTCACCGTTGAGAAGACGCTTCCAACTATTagattggattggatgcCTGCTCTTCAGTGCTTTGTTCAGTCAAGACCCACTTACGGCCACTGATTTCATGATTACCTAAGGCAGCATAGCATCTAGGTACCTTAGGGCAGGCTCAGACTCCGAGGGGACTCAAGAGTTGAACAGCAGGAGGTTCATCTGGAATATGTGATGGTAGCTTGAAGTTTAAATGTTAGTATCCGTGGTTGCTTTCCTCAAATTTCATATGCGACTGCAACATcacatcaaactcatcatcaagccaatCAATTAATCAGGTGATAGCGTAAAAATGGAAGTGGAGTTGCTTGCTGTTTTCTCAGTTTTAGCACATCTTATGCCGACTCCAACCTGTAACTTACAAACAAGACTTACAGGAAGCTGTGGACCCTATCAACTAAGCATCTGATGGTACTCAATGATTAGGTACTAATCTATAATAAGCCTCCAGCTATGAACCCTCCAAtgttaaattataattagttagCAGTGAAAACTTGGGCTGCACCAAAACAAATACGGAGCATGAAACGCCCATGGGACCAGAACATATTGAATTGACGTTGTATGCTGATCCGCATACGTCAGAGCTTTGGATGTGCATGGGATAGTCAACTTCTCCAACTATGAATGTGGCTGGTGAATTATCATTCAAACTGCCTGTTTTTCCGTGGCTCAACCCTTGACGAATTCAAAACGCTCTCCAAAACCTGGAATGCATGAGATCATGAATGCATGAATATACCTACAATACAGTACAGTAAATACTGTCCCAACCCAAACTCGACCGTGTGGCGTCGGCTATTGACCCTGTTTGAACCACGTAACTAAAACTTCACGATGGTTACGTCCGCAATCTCAGTTCCTTTCCTGTGCGCCCCGATTCACTCCATGTTTTGACCAACTTACTGACATATTTTTTTTAGACTAGACCGCCTGAGGAAGATCTCCCTATTTCCCCAAATGCACCACCAGCTTTCATTCTAGCCCCCTATAAGCACAAGTCATCTTCATGAATCGGTTGGTATTGAAAACCAAATGCCCCCAAAACCGTGGGGAAGCACAAGCGATGGCCCGGCTCAACGGGTGCCATGGATGATGAACGCAGAACGGTACAGCGTTTCCGGGGATCATTCTCTCCTTGCTCAAGCATCACGGTGATCCTCGGTAAAGAAGCCTCAAGTCTCCGAAAGGGACCCCAAAGCCCCAAAAATATTGAAACGTGCCCCAATGACAGCTGCCGCAAAAGTCCACGATGACCTCCAAAACAGTGTGTCATGTGGGTTCCCGGACAATCAAGGCCGGTCACCTTTCACCTTGGAATTTACCTAATTCTCCCTATGAAAACCTCTCAACACTGCCTGACTTGCACAGTGTGCCGCACGGAGTTTTCTCGGTGACCGAAGCGCTACGGGAGCCCCTAGCCAATGAGAACCCCAATCCCTGGCGGCCAGAACCGGGTTTGCCGGGGCGTCATAGTATTTTTACCAACAGCAGGACATCAAAGGCCAGGCCAGGCTAGGTACGTACGGTACCTAGCGACTTGAGCTCCAGCGCTGCTCATACCTAAAACAATTTCTTCCCGTCGTCTACTTGTTCTTCCCGTGTCCCTCCCAACTACCTATCCACCTTATCCATCCGTCAATTCAGTCCAATTCCTCTCCTCAGTCTTCACGGGGAACCCTTTGTTGACTTACTCCGCCGTTCCTTCGTGTCGCGATCAAGCTCGTCGAGGGATGCTTCCCATTCATATCCTCTAGTTCCTTTTTACCTACCTATACCTGTTCTGTTTCCCCACATACACAAACACAAACGCTCATCATGTTGAGGAATTCGCTCTGTAGAGCTAGCTCGCAGCTCCTTCGCGGTGCTCGATGCTCTGCTGCCTCGTCTACCGCCTCTATCTCGACCCTCTCGGCCCGTACATCATCATGGAAGCTCGCCGCCTCCCGCCGCCCTCTGGCCGTTGCTGCTCGTCGCAACTATGCGACCAGCGCGACTTCTGCGCCTCCCGATCCTAACGATAACTTCCTCTCCGGAAGCACCGCTAGCTACATCGATGAGATGTACATGCAGTGGAGGCAAGATCCTGAGAGCGTCCATGTCTCTTGGCAGATCTACTTCAAGAACATGGAGAGCGGCGAGATGCCCATCTCTCAAGCTTTCCAGCCTCCTCCTAACCTGGTCCCTAACATGACCGGTGGCGTCCCTCGCCTTGCTGGCAACCTGGCCATGGAGGATGGCTCAGATGTCACCAACCATCTCAAggttcagcttcttgtccGCGCTTACCAGTCTCGCGGTCATCATACCGCCAAGATTGATCCCCTCGGTATCCGAGGTACAAACGATGCCAAGggcttctccaacatcaagcCCAAGGAATTGACTCTTGAGCACTATGGTTTCACCGAGAAGGACATGGACACCGAGTACACCCTCGGCCCTGGTATCCTGCCTCGCTTCAAGCGTGATGGTCGTGAGAAGATGACTCTCCGTGAGATTGTCGATGCTTGCGAGAGAATCTACTGCGGTTCTTTCGGTGTTGAGTTTATTCATATCCCTGACCGTGACAAGTGCGACTGGCTCCGTGAACGTCTTGAGGTCCCTACTCCTTTCAAGTACTCTGTCGATGAGAAGCGCCGTGTTCTTGACCGACTTATCTGGAGTTCCAGCTTCGAGTCTTTCCTGGCCACTAAGTACCCCAACGACAAGCGATTCGGTCTCGAGGGTTGTGAGACCCTTGTCCCTGGTATGAAGGCTCTCATTGACCGCAGTGTCGACTATGGTGTCAAGGACATTGTCATCGGTATGCCTCACCGTGGTCGTCTTAATGTTCTCTCCAACGTCGTCCGAAAGCCCAACGAGTCTATTTTCAGCGAGTTCGCTGGTACAAACGGTGCCGAGGATGAGGGATCTGGTGACGTCAAGTACCATCTTGGTATGAACTTCGAGCGTCCCACTCCCTCCGGCAAGCGTGTTCAGCTTTCTCTGGTCGCCAACCCTTCGCATCTCGAGGCTGAGGATCCCGTCGTCTTGGGCAAGACCCGCGCTATCCAGCACTACAACAACGATGAGAAGACTCACCGCACCGCCATGAGTGTTCTCCTTCACGGTGATGCCGCCTTTGCTGCCCAGGGTATCGTCTACGAGTGTCTCGGCTTCCACTCTCTCCCCGCCTTTTCTACCGGTGGTACCATTCACCTCGTCGTCAACAACCAGATTGGTTTCACCACCGATCCTCGATTCGCCCGATCTACCGCCTACTGTACCGATATTGCCAAGGCCATCGACGCTCCTGTTTTCCACGTTAATGCTGATGATGTCGAGGCTGTCAACTTTGTCTGCCAGCTTGCTGCCGATTGGCGCGCCGAGTTCCAGCACGATGTTGTCATTGACCTCAACTGCTACCGAAAGTACGGCCACAACGAGACCGACCAGCCTTCCTTCACCCAACCGCTCATGTACAAGCGCATCACTGAGAAGGAGCCTCAAATCGACATCTAcgtcaacaagctcatcgagGAGGGTTCTTTCTCCAAGGCGGATGTCGATGAGCACAAGCAGTGGGTCTGGGGCATGCTCGAGGAGAGCTtcaccaagtccaaggacTACACTCCTACCTCCAAGGAGTGGACCACCTCTGCTTGGAACGGTTTCAAGTCTCCCAAGGAACTGGCCACCGAAGTTTTGGCTACTAACGAGACAAGTGTCAAGAGCACCACTCTCGAGCATATCGGTACCGTTATTGGAAGCACTCCCGAGGGCTTCCATGTTCACCGCAACTTGAAGCGTATTCTCGCCAACCGAACCAAGTCTGTTGTCGAGGGCAAGAACATCGACTTCCCTACTGCCGAGGCTCTGGCCTTTGGTTCTCTCGTTACTGAGGGTTACCACGTCCGTGTCTCCGGTCAGGATGTCGAGCGTGGCACCTTCTCTCAGCGACACGCTGTCTTCCACGACCAGGAGACCGAGGATACCTACACTCCCCTTCAGCACCTGAGCCAGGATCAGGGCAAGTTCGTCATCTCTAACTCTTCCCTAAGTGAGTTTGGTGCTCTGGGCTTTGAGTATGGTTACTCGCTGTCCTCACCCCACGCCCTTGTCATGTGGGAGGCCCAGTTCGGTGACTTTGCCAACAACGCTCAATGTATCATCGACCAGTTTATCGCTTCTGGTGAGGTCAAGTGGATGCAGCGAACCGGTCTTGTCATGTCTCTGCCCCACGGTTACGATGGTCAGGGTCCCGAGCACTCTTCTGGACGTCTCGAGCGATACCTTCAGCTCAGCAACGAGGATCCCCGTGATTTCCCCACTGGTGAGAAGCTTGTCCGTCAACACCAGGACTGCAACATGCAGATCGCCTACATGACCTCTCCTGCCAACTTGTTCCATATTCTCCGCCGCCAGATGCACCGCCAGTACCGCAAGCGTAAGTAAAAGGGATATTTCTTCTATTTTCTATAGGCGCTAACTTGTCTGCAGCCCTCgttatcttcttctccaaatCTCTTCTCCGTCACCCTCTGGCTCGTAGCAACATTGAGGAGTTCACTGGCGAGAACGCTGGCTTCCAGTGGATTATCCCTGATCCCGAGCATGAGACTGGTGCTATCAAGGCTCCTGAGGAGATTGAGCGCGTTATTCTCTGCAGCGGTCAGGTCTGGGCTGCCCTTCACAAGCACCGATCTGAGAACAACTTGGACAATGTCGCCATCACTCGCATTGAGCAGCTTAACCCCTTCCCTTGGCAACAACTCAAGGAGAACCTTGACCAATACCCCAACGCCAAGACCATCGTCTGGTGCCAGGAGGAGCCTCTCAACGCCGGTGCCTGGAGCTTCACTCAGCCCCGTATCGAGACTCTGCTCAACAACACTGAGCACCACACCCGCAAGCACGTCATGTACGCTGGCCGAAACCCTAGTGCTTCCGTCGCCACTGGTCTCAAGCAGGTTCACATGAAGGAGGAGCGCGAACTCCTCGAGATGGCTTTCACTGTTAAACaggacaagctcaagggcgAGTAAGCGGATGAAAACTGAAGGAACAGGTTTAATGGGGGATTACAATATGGATAGTATGGTATGGTAATTGCATGGCCACTAATCGTTTGGGAGGGAAGAAGTTTATAAAAGCCGCTGGATCTGGGGAGCAACTGAGCTTCTTATGTAAACCACTTGTATCATACCCTCCTAGACGAAGGACACTTTTGCCCTACATTGGCATGGGCTTGGGAACGACATAGCATGATTTCTTTTTATTGTTTAAGTGTTCAGAGCACCTGACGGGTCGTTTCATTTTCTACATCTGGCATTGCGTAGACGATACATCTATCTAACCTATTGATATTCACATTTGGTTCAAAGTATAAGTGAGTGAGTCTATTTTCGGTTGTATTTATtatctcaacaagatgcaATGCTACCTTGGCGCGTCCATCTCAACCTGCCACGGCCGTACGATCCCGTCATCGCCCGTTGTAACTAGCATCTCCTCTTCCCCGCGCCGCTCCGAGGCGGCATCGTATCTCCGGCACCAGCTAATATGATTAACCTCGAAGGGTCCATGAGCTCCGGGTT
This genomic window contains:
- a CDS encoding transcription initiation factor TFIIH subunit 1, yielding MAIPVGRTLFKKKEGILTLTSDHQLVTWTPNSGGPATVSLNINNITNLQQTPDSSPKVMLKIFEKVGDAEPATYLFHFNTAEAKDEAKAVKDLLSSLLASTRGNDASVPKPSGASGGSSTPNPGAGSGTGGGSGSASMAFASAVNSQNASSSRWFDDSQLKNDIELQQSLMRKDTSLHQTYVEAMQTKPDSLSGAAFNSQFWSTRTNLLRAHAIEINQKKGAYNVLSTVKPKTVDGELKLNISVEQVQMIFAQHPLIKRVYNENVPKLSEADFWSRFFLSRLSKKLRGERVAENDPNDPLFDKYDPAENTVAFQSKIMANQVPHFIDIEANEENQGGFKSGNAKDVEMRPRANIPIVKTLNSLSEKIMANVAPSDVNTDDPDGGYNAYVQLALRDLKGDAKEHRIMLNVKEQNKFFSKHDSAPSKQAAVFEKQVPSEVLFEIVGDLETLESDGAGGINIQAAMGFDEESESDEDTPKRPHVGSRSALLAADKDIMKGVRQQRAQKYGHETDAVEPMGLPVEISRKCSLTHATTIEFLHQFWNAFLSGDPDRAGELQYLAESLGRSLARINAVAEEADKEREEIIRSRKKEIRDHFQRTGKKIRWRSDNVGGGKAAVIALMQPTMNALEKAQADYSRALAAEGIQISTEA
- a CDS encoding 2-oxoglutarate dehydrogenase, mitochondrial translates to MLRNSLCRASSQLLRGARCSAASSTASISTLSARTSSWKLAASRRPLAVAARRNYATSATSAPPDPNDNFLSGSTASYIDEMYMQWRQDPESVHVSWQIYFKNMESGEMPISQAFQPPPNLVPNMTGGVPRLAGNLAMEDGSDVTNHLKVQLLVRAYQSRGHHTAKIDPLGIRGTNDAKGFSNIKPKELTLEHYGFTEKDMDTEYTLGPGILPRFKRDGREKMTLREIVDACERIYCGSFGVEFIHIPDRDKCDWLRERLEVPTPFKYSVDEKRRVLDRLIWSSSFESFLATKYPNDKRFGLEGCETLVPGMKALIDRSVDYGVKDIVIGMPHRGRLNVLSNVVRKPNESIFSEFAGTNGAEDEGSGDVKYHLGMNFERPTPSGKRVQLSLVANPSHLEAEDPVVLGKTRAIQHYNNDEKTHRTAMSVLLHGDAAFAAQGIVYECLGFHSLPAFSTGGTIHLVVNNQIGFTTDPRFARSTAYCTDIAKAIDAPVFHVNADDVEAVNFVCQLAADWRAEFQHDVVIDLNCYRKYGHNETDQPSFTQPLMYKRITEKEPQIDIYVNKLIEEGSFSKADVDEHKQWVWGMLEESFTKSKDYTPTSKEWTTSAWNGFKSPKELATEVLATNETSVKSTTLEHIGTVIGSTPEGFHVHRNLKRILANRTKSVVEGKNIDFPTAEALAFGSLVTEGYHVRVSGQDVERGTFSQRHAVFHDQETEDTYTPLQHLSQDQGKFVISNSSLSEFGALGFEYGYSLSSPHALVMWEAQFGDFANNAQCIIDQFIASGEVKWMQRTGLVMSLPHGYDGQGPEHSSGRLERYLQLSNEDPRDFPTGEKLVRQHQDCNMQIAYMTSPANLFHILRRQMHRQYRKPLVIFFSKSLLRHPLARSNIEEFTGENAGFQWIIPDPEHETGAIKAPEEIERVILCSGQVWAALHKHRSENNLDNVAITRIEQLNPFPWQQLKENLDQYPNAKTIVWCQEEPLNAGAWSFTQPRIETLLNNTEHHTRKHVMYAGRNPSASVATGLKQVHMKEERELLEMAFTVKQDKLKGE